One part of the Prunus persica cultivar Lovell chromosome G5, Prunus_persica_NCBIv2, whole genome shotgun sequence genome encodes these proteins:
- the LOC18775989 gene encoding GDSL esterase/lipase At5g41890, translating into MEALKISQCFLLWFMCSTVLFLNALQPCFAFTSFVFGDSLVDAGNNDYIFTLSKADSPPYGIDFKPSGGHPTGRFTNGRTISDIVGQAFGAKSFPPPYLAPNAQANSILGGINYASGASGILDETGVLFIGRVPLREQVNNFEHSRSYMVKVMGEKNTMEFLKKAIFSVTIGSNDFLNYFQPTIPVFGNGKVSPNLFQDFMVSNLTIHLKRLHLLGARKFIVVGVGPLGCIPFIRAIKLLPSGQCSAVVNELIQGYNTKLNGVLDQLNQELGPEAIFVYANSFDIFMKIIGNYHQYGFEDANEPCCGGYFPPFICFKSSGTNRSTALCADRSKYVFWDAYHPTEAANMIIAKGLLDGDESVSYPINIRELYKYNS; encoded by the exons ATGGAGGCCCTTAAGATTTCTCAGTGTTTTCTGCTATGGTTTATGTGCTCAACTGTTCTGTTTTTGAATGCCTTGCAGCCCTGTTTTGCTTTCACTTCATTTGTGTTTGGAGATTCTTTGGTTGATGCAGGAAACAATGACTACATTTTCACGCTCTCAAAGGCAGATTCTCCTCCTTATGGCATTGATTTTAAGCCTTCTGGAGGACATCCCACCGGTCGATTCACAAATGGTCGAACCATTTCAGACATTGTAG GTCAAGCTTTTGGAGCCAAGTCATTTCCTCCACCTTATCTAGCACCAAACGCTCAAGCCAACTCAATCCTCGGAGGAATTAATTATGCTTCTGGAGCCTCTGGAATATTAGATGAAACGGGGGTTTTATTT ATTGGAAGAGTTCCTCTGCGTGAGCAAGTAAATAATTTTGAGCACAGCAGAAGTTACATGGTGAAAGTAATGGGAGAGAAGAATACAATGGAGTTTCTAAAGAAGGCAATCTTCTCAGTCACTATTGGATCCAATGATTTCCTCAACTATTTCCAACCAACCATACCTGTTTTTGGTAATGGCAAAGTCTCTCCTAACTTGTTCCAAGACTTCATGGTCTCTAACTTGACTATACATCTCAAG AGATTGCACTTGTTGGGAGCTAGAAAGTTCATTGTGGTAGGAGTTGGACCACTAGGATGCATACCCTTTATTCGTGCCATCAAATTATTACCTAGTGGACAGTGCTCTGCTGTGGTGAATGAGTTGATCCAAGGCTACAATACCAAACTGAATGGGGTTTTGGATCAACTAAATCAAGAATTGGGTCCTGAAGCTATCTTTGTTTATGCAAATTCCTTTGATATCTTCATGAAGATTATAGGAAATTATCATCAATATG GATTTGAGGATGCAAATGAGCCATGCTGTGGTGGGTACTTTCCACCATTTATTTGCTTCAAGAGCAGTGGTACAAACAGAAGCACTGCGTTGTGTGCCGATCGGTCGAAGTATGTGTTCTGGGATGCATATCATCCTACAGAAGCTGCAAATATGATCATAGCCAAGGGGTTACTTGACGGGGATGAAAGTGTTAGCTATCCCATTAACATCCGCGAGCTTTACAAATATAACTCCTAg